One region of Skermanella mucosa genomic DNA includes:
- the grpE gene encoding nucleotide exchange factor GrpE, with product MNEPQKKPNEADADTVTAPDAPETAAAPGEEAAGSDGQGDTQGGDRVAALEAEVAGLKDQLLRTLAETENIRRRAQREREDTAKYAVSSFAKELLAVADNLRRAVDAVPAEQREQDDVMKNLLVGIEATERQLHAAFDRGGIKKMEALGEQFDPNFHQVVFEVENTGKPGGTIVQVLQDGYTIHGRLLREAMVGAAKRGADEPVSRVDTQA from the coding sequence ATGAACGAACCCCAGAAGAAGCCCAACGAGGCCGACGCCGACACGGTTACCGCTCCCGACGCACCCGAAACCGCCGCGGCGCCCGGTGAGGAAGCCGCAGGTTCGGACGGCCAGGGCGACACCCAGGGCGGAGATCGGGTCGCGGCGCTGGAGGCCGAGGTCGCCGGCCTGAAGGATCAGCTCCTGCGCACCCTGGCCGAGACGGAGAACATCCGCCGCCGCGCCCAGCGCGAGCGCGAGGACACCGCCAAGTACGCGGTCAGCAGCTTCGCCAAGGAACTCCTGGCGGTCGCCGACAACCTGCGCCGGGCGGTCGACGCCGTTCCCGCCGAGCAGCGCGAGCAGGATGACGTGATGAAGAACCTGCTGGTCGGCATCGAGGCGACCGAGCGCCAGCTCCACGCCGCGTTCGACCGCGGCGGCATCAAGAAGATGGAAGCCCTGGGCGAGCAGTTCGATCCCAACTTCCACCAGGTGGTGTTCGAGGTCGAGAACACCGGCAAGCCCGGCGGCACCATCGTCCAGGTCCTCCAGGACGGCTACACCATCCATGGCCGCCTGCTGCGCGAAGCCATGGTCGGCGCCGCCAAGCGCGGTGCCGACGAGCCGGTCAGCCGGGTCGACACCCAGGCCTGA
- the hrcA gene encoding heat-inducible transcriptional repressor HrcA: MISELNQRSRDIFRTIVDAYVETGEPIGSRTISRRLGISLSPATIRNVMADLEDLGLLYAPHTSAGRLPTEAGLRLFVHGLLELGRLSDQERESIDAKCATSGRSLPDVLAEASSMLSGLSSCAGLVLAPKTDRALKHIEFVNLAPGRALVVLVTEDGLVENRVVEVPLGMPASTLQTASNYLNARLIGRTLDEAKTAVVREIDEQRTQLDELSSRVVEAGLATWAGSGSTGHLIVRGQAKLLDDVTALSDLERIRALFEALETKEAMLRLLDAANKAEGVQIFIGAENTLFSHAGCSMIIAPYQDSREQIVGAIGVIGPTRINYARIIPMVDYTAKVIGRLLG; the protein is encoded by the coding sequence ATGATCAGCGAACTGAACCAGCGCTCGCGAGACATCTTCCGCACCATCGTCGATGCCTACGTGGAAACGGGCGAGCCGATCGGCTCCCGCACCATCTCCCGCCGGCTCGGCATTTCCCTGTCGCCGGCGACGATCCGCAACGTCATGGCCGACCTGGAAGACTTAGGCTTGCTCTACGCCCCCCACACCTCGGCCGGCCGCCTTCCGACGGAGGCGGGGCTGCGCCTGTTCGTCCACGGCCTGCTGGAACTGGGCCGCCTGTCCGACCAGGAGCGGGAAAGCATCGACGCCAAGTGTGCGACATCGGGCCGCAGCCTGCCCGACGTGCTGGCCGAGGCGTCGTCCATGCTGTCCGGCCTGTCCAGCTGCGCCGGGCTGGTGCTGGCGCCCAAGACCGACCGGGCGCTGAAGCATATCGAGTTCGTCAACCTGGCGCCCGGCCGCGCCCTGGTGGTCCTGGTGACCGAGGACGGGCTGGTCGAGAACCGGGTGGTCGAGGTGCCGCTGGGCATGCCGGCCTCGACCCTCCAGACCGCGTCCAACTACCTCAACGCCCGGCTGATCGGCCGCACCCTGGACGAGGCCAAGACCGCCGTCGTGCGGGAGATCGACGAGCAGCGCACCCAGCTCGACGAGCTGTCGTCGCGGGTGGTGGAAGCCGGGCTGGCGACCTGGGCCGGCTCCGGCTCGACCGGCCACCTGATCGTGCGCGGCCAGGCGAAACTGCTTGACGACGTGACCGCGCTTTCCGATCTGGAGCGCATCCGCGCCCTGTTCGAGGCGCTGGAGACCAAGGAGGCGATGCTCCGCCTGCTCGACGCCGCCAACAAGGCGGAGGGCGTGCAGATCTTCATCGGCGCGGAGAACACCCTGTTCAGCCACGCCGGCTGTTCGATGATCATCGCCCCCTACCAGGACAGCCGCGAGCAGATCGTCGGCGCGATCGGCGTGATCGGTCCGACCCGGATCAATTACGCGCGGATCATCCCCATGGTGGATTACACCGCCAAGGTGATCGGCCGCCTGCTCGGCTGA